A single genomic interval of Fimbriimonadaceae bacterium harbors:
- a CDS encoding NAD-dependent malic enzyme, translated as MLDFQLHRSPEGEDVLRTSLHGIALLETPLLNKGTAFEETERHRFGLDGLLPAFVTDIQTQLHRIYGEFSFKSTEMEKHIYLRGLQDRNEVLFYRLLLDHVEEMMPLIYTPTVGAACRHFSNIYRRPRGLFLTYPQRDEMVRLLDNRPVKDVDVIVVTDGERILGLGDQGAGGMGIPIGKLSLYTLCGGIHPARTLPIFLDVGTDNESRLADPHYLGWRNPRVRGDAYLAFIDQFVEAVKQVFPNVLLQWEDFARDNASFLLEKYRDDLCTFNDDIQGTAAVTVAALLSAMQRAGTALRDQRVVLLGAGSASIGIANQLADAMIEEGLTESEAVGRFWVLNSRGLMHEEMGGVQPFQRRFLRPKSNLAAFEGLDPEHIPLYEVVKHAHPTVLVGVSGKPAMFTEAIVREMARHAETPIIFPLSNPTSQTEAQPKDLIAWTEGRAVVATGSPFDPVEHEGRTHPVAQCNNSYVFPGVGLGVVASKARRVTAGMFMAASRELARVAASFPGAPILPPLTSIRDVSRAIARQVALAAIAEGVAAPLAETELDRALDTHMWVPRYPRLG; from the coding sequence TTGCTCGACTTTCAACTTCACCGCTCGCCCGAGGGCGAGGACGTTCTCAGGACGTCGCTTCATGGAATCGCCCTGCTGGAAACCCCCTTGCTGAACAAGGGCACGGCGTTTGAGGAAACCGAACGCCACCGTTTTGGGCTAGACGGCCTCCTGCCGGCCTTCGTCACCGACATCCAGACGCAACTGCACCGGATCTACGGCGAGTTCAGCTTCAAGTCCACCGAGATGGAGAAACACATCTATCTGCGGGGCCTGCAGGACCGTAACGAGGTGCTCTTCTACCGCCTGCTCCTCGATCACGTCGAGGAGATGATGCCGCTGATCTACACCCCCACCGTCGGGGCCGCGTGCCGGCACTTCAGCAACATCTACCGCCGCCCACGGGGCCTGTTCCTCACCTATCCCCAGCGCGACGAGATGGTGCGACTGCTGGACAACCGGCCCGTGAAGGACGTGGACGTGATCGTCGTGACCGACGGCGAGCGCATCCTCGGCCTGGGCGATCAAGGCGCCGGAGGCATGGGCATCCCCATCGGCAAGCTGTCTCTCTACACGCTGTGCGGCGGCATCCATCCCGCGAGGACGCTCCCGATCTTTCTCGACGTCGGAACGGACAACGAATCGCGCCTGGCCGACCCGCACTACCTGGGCTGGCGCAACCCCCGCGTTCGCGGCGACGCCTACCTTGCGTTCATCGATCAGTTCGTGGAGGCCGTGAAACAGGTCTTCCCGAACGTCCTGCTGCAGTGGGAGGACTTCGCCCGCGACAACGCGAGCTTCCTGTTGGAGAAGTACCGGGACGACCTCTGCACGTTCAACGACGACATCCAAGGCACCGCCGCGGTCACGGTGGCGGCGCTTCTCTCCGCGATGCAGCGAGCGGGAACGGCGCTCCGCGACCAGCGCGTGGTGCTGCTCGGCGCAGGCTCCGCGTCGATCGGAATCGCCAACCAGCTCGCGGATGCGATGATCGAGGAGGGCCTGACAGAGTCCGAGGCGGTGGGTCGGTTCTGGGTGCTCAACTCGCGGGGCCTGATGCACGAGGAGATGGGCGGGGTGCAGCCGTTCCAGCGCCGCTTCTTGCGGCCGAAGAGTAACTTGGCGGCGTTCGAGGGGCTCGACCCAGAGCACATTCCGCTGTACGAAGTCGTGAAGCACGCCCATCCCACCGTGCTCGTCGGCGTGTCGGGCAAGCCCGCGATGTTCACGGAAGCAATCGTGCGCGAGATGGCGCGCCACGCGGAAACGCCGATCATCTTCCCGCTCTCGAACCCGACGTCGCAGACCGAAGCGCAGCCCAAGGACCTGATCGCGTGGACCGAGGGACGCGCCGTTGTCGCGACCGGAAGCCCCTTCGACCCCGTGGAGCACGAGGGGCGCACGCACCCCGTCGCCCAGTGCAACAACAGCTACGTCTTCCCGGGCGTGGGGTTGGGTGTGGTGGCTTCGAAGGCCCGACGTGTCACGGCCGGCATGTTCATGGCCGCGTCCCGGGAGCTTGCCCGGGTGGCGGCGAGCTTCCCCGGCGCTCCGATCCTGCCTCCGCTCACCTCGATCCGAGACGTCTCCCGAGCGATCGCCCGCCAGGTCGCGTTGGCCGCCATCGCCGAAGGAGTCGCGGCGCCACTGGCCGAGACCGAATTGGATCGAGCGCTCGATACCCACATGTGGGTTCCGCGCTACCCGCGACTGGGTTAG
- a CDS encoding PEP-CTERM sorting domain-containing protein, translating to MNKTYTPMATLALMAMAALGSAQFSDNFDVDHTANWTVNRSDSDPTNNVANIFFDYSTVGIPSAPGSGGSTRGLLLAANVQAGIFGGLSASPNGFALPSGDYRVTAQMWLNFIGPAPAGGSGSTQLGGMGVGTAGTTPQWPGGSQDSVWFAATGDGGSSVDWRAYSSASGTGYPDGDPVFFATGTGNRNNTHPYYANFGNVPIPASQGALFASQTGNTNVGSAGFMWRTSVIEKTGNNILWTITDNNGVATPIAQVDASTVNLGGSNILLMSSDINATSSSTQHGLTFALFDNVTVTPVPEPATMAVLGLGAAALLRRRRK from the coding sequence ATGAACAAAACCTACACCCCGATGGCGACCCTTGCGCTGATGGCCATGGCCGCGCTGGGTTCGGCACAGTTTTCCGACAACTTCGATGTCGACCACACCGCGAACTGGACCGTCAACCGGTCGGACAGCGACCCGACGAACAACGTCGCGAATATCTTCTTCGACTACAGCACGGTGGGCATTCCCTCCGCTCCCGGTTCGGGTGGCTCGACCCGCGGCCTGCTGCTCGCGGCCAACGTGCAAGCGGGCATTTTCGGTGGTTTGAGCGCCTCCCCGAACGGCTTTGCATTGCCCTCGGGCGACTACCGCGTCACCGCGCAGATGTGGCTGAACTTCATCGGCCCGGCCCCCGCGGGAGGAAGCGGCTCCACGCAGCTCGGCGGCATGGGCGTCGGCACGGCGGGAACCACGCCCCAGTGGCCGGGCGGCAGCCAGGATAGCGTGTGGTTCGCGGCGACCGGCGACGGCGGTTCGAGCGTGGACTGGCGGGCGTACTCCAGCGCGTCCGGAACGGGCTACCCCGACGGCGATCCGGTGTTCTTTGCGACCGGAACCGGCAACCGGAACAACACGCACCCCTACTACGCGAACTTCGGCAACGTGCCGATCCCCGCGTCCCAGGGCGCCCTGTTCGCGTCCCAGACCGGCAACACCAACGTCGGCAGCGCCGGGTTCATGTGGCGCACCTCGGTGATCGAGAAGACCGGCAACAACATCCTCTGGACCATCACGGACAACAACGGGGTGGCCACGCCGATCGCCCAGGTCGATGCCTCGACCGTCAACCTCGGGGGTTCGAACATCCTGCTGATGTCCTCGGACATCAACGCGACCAGCTCGAGCACGCAGCATGGCCTCACGTTCGCCCTATTCGACAACGTGACGGTGACCCCGGTGCCCGAGCCCGCCACGATGGCGGTCCTCGGCCTCGGCGCCGCCGCCCTCCTTCGCCGACGCCGCAAGTAA
- a CDS encoding SRPBCC family protein: MPTLKFEFWVDAPIEEVWDFHSSARALELLTPPGRRLEPLVESLDVVDGALHVFRFRERGWTGVWKARISNVRPPHRFVDTAEHSPFAHWQHVHEFVALEGRTLVRDTVTYQPPFGVLGWLADQLFIRRDIERLFAYRREATQAALQRRT, encoded by the coding sequence GTGCCCACGTTGAAGTTCGAGTTCTGGGTCGACGCCCCCATCGAGGAGGTTTGGGACTTCCACAGCTCCGCCAGGGCACTGGAACTGCTGACGCCTCCGGGCAGGCGCTTGGAGCCCCTCGTCGAGTCGCTGGACGTCGTGGATGGGGCTCTTCACGTCTTCCGCTTCCGCGAAAGGGGTTGGACAGGCGTGTGGAAAGCGAGGATCTCGAACGTGCGCCCGCCCCATCGCTTCGTGGACACGGCGGAGCACTCGCCCTTTGCCCACTGGCAGCACGTCCACGAGTTTGTTGCTCTCGAGGGACGAACTCTGGTGCGCGATACGGTCACCTACCAGCCGCCGTTCGGCGTGCTCGGTTGGCTGGCCGACCAGCTCTTCATCCGGCGCGATATCGAACGGTTGTTCGCTTACCGGAGGGAGGCCACCCAGGCGGCGCTGCAACGGCGCACTTGA
- the dapB gene encoding 4-hydroxy-tetrahydrodipicolinate reductase, with amino-acid sequence MSAVRVAIAGVAGRMGREVARSLSGSKEFEVVVAVDRAAGGTSLRELVGPSAPDLVVAERLGEALDAVPCDVLVEFTHPSAAFDHAESALRRGVAPVVGTSGLDDASLRELALMCEETGTPAMVVPNFALGAVLMMRFAEMAARWMPHCEVIEMHHDRKADAPSGTAQLTASRIAAARKTAPALREELLHVEGARGGTVQGVPVHSVRLPGLVAHQLVVFGGQGETLTLRHDSLDRSSFMEGVALCVRRVRSLHGLVIGLDTLLD; translated from the coding sequence ATGAGCGCCGTACGCGTCGCCATCGCGGGGGTCGCCGGACGGATGGGCCGAGAAGTTGCCCGCTCCCTCTCTGGCTCCAAAGAGTTTGAGGTCGTCGTTGCAGTGGATCGCGCCGCGGGAGGCACCTCTCTGCGCGAGCTCGTCGGTCCTTCCGCGCCCGACCTTGTGGTCGCCGAAAGGCTGGGCGAGGCCCTCGATGCGGTGCCCTGCGACGTGCTCGTCGAGTTCACCCATCCTTCGGCCGCCTTCGACCACGCGGAGTCCGCGTTGCGCCGAGGGGTCGCTCCGGTCGTCGGGACCTCGGGTCTCGACGACGCCAGCTTGCGCGAACTTGCCTTGATGTGCGAAGAGACCGGGACCCCCGCCATGGTGGTTCCCAACTTCGCCTTGGGCGCCGTGCTGATGATGCGCTTCGCCGAGATGGCTGCCCGCTGGATGCCGCACTGCGAAGTCATCGAGATGCACCACGACCGCAAGGCCGATGCACCCAGCGGAACCGCGCAACTGACCGCGTCTCGAATCGCCGCGGCCCGGAAGACGGCTCCCGCACTCCGCGAGGAGCTTCTCCACGTGGAAGGGGCTCGGGGGGGCACGGTGCAAGGCGTGCCGGTCCATTCGGTTCGACTGCCCGGGTTGGTCGCGCACCAGCTCGTGGTGTTCGGAGGCCAGGGCGAGACGCTGACCTTGCGCCACGACTCCCTCGACCGCAGCTCGTTCATGGAAGGGGTCGCCCTCTGCGTGCGCCGCGTCCGTTCGCTCCACGGGCTGGTGATCGGTCTCGACACCCTGTTGGACTAG
- a CDS encoding OsmC family protein: protein MVKVDWIGGMAFRATGDSGGSFTMDSLPETGGQSLGVSPVEALLASAAACSGMDVVSILVKKRQKLTSYRLEVEGVRPSPGEWPRPFESITLTHILAGEDLDPVAVERAVELSDEKYCTVVTTLRRAPTVTSKWEIADDPVQ, encoded by the coding sequence ATGGTCAAGGTGGATTGGATTGGCGGCATGGCGTTTCGCGCGACGGGCGACAGCGGGGGCAGCTTCACGATGGACAGCCTGCCTGAAACGGGCGGTCAAAGCCTCGGCGTCAGCCCGGTGGAAGCCCTATTGGCGTCCGCGGCGGCCTGCAGCGGCATGGACGTCGTCTCCATCTTGGTGAAGAAGCGCCAGAAGCTCACGAGCTACCGCCTCGAGGTCGAAGGCGTGCGCCCGTCTCCAGGAGAGTGGCCGCGCCCGTTCGAATCGATCACCTTGACGCACATCCTCGCGGGCGAAGATCTCGACCCGGTCGCGGTGGAGCGCGCGGTCGAGCTGAGCGATGAGAAGTACTGCACGGTCGTGACGACGTTGCGCCGCGCGCCGACGGTCACCTCGAAGTGGGAGATCGCGGACGACCCAGTACAATAA
- a CDS encoding polysaccharide export protein, which produces MRIEITKLAASAVCAVLCMMASLAGAQDSTYRLKPDDVIRVQVYNEQQINAQLPVGVDGNVSVPFVGLVHVEGKTTHEVEDELVAQYQNRLKLRDPKVSVTIERFRPVRATVGGFVGRPGVYEMRPGDTVLTLLNQGGGPVPDRADLRRSTMRRANTSELIPIDLYSMLILGDTSQNYRIEDGDELIIPEETRNRVLVMGTIAQPGTYPYKEPMKLVDAISLARGEVPNRSKLSEVMVVRELPGQPGKYLRIQANLVNFVKKGDATQNITLLPGDLVYVPSTKTPDWRQISDIAGTLFYLDRFFRDNPLGLRFF; this is translated from the coding sequence ATGAGGATCGAGATCACCAAGCTCGCTGCTAGCGCCGTGTGCGCCGTCTTGTGCATGATGGCGTCTCTGGCGGGAGCCCAAGACTCCACGTATCGGCTCAAACCGGACGACGTCATCCGGGTCCAGGTTTACAACGAACAGCAGATCAACGCGCAACTTCCCGTCGGTGTGGACGGCAACGTCAGCGTTCCGTTCGTTGGTCTGGTGCACGTCGAGGGCAAGACCACGCACGAAGTCGAAGACGAGCTGGTCGCCCAGTACCAGAACCGCCTGAAGCTGCGCGATCCCAAGGTTTCCGTCACCATCGAACGATTCCGGCCGGTCCGAGCGACCGTCGGCGGGTTCGTCGGGAGGCCGGGAGTCTACGAAATGCGTCCCGGGGACACGGTGCTCACCCTCCTGAACCAAGGCGGCGGCCCCGTGCCGGACCGAGCGGATCTGCGCCGAAGCACGATGCGTCGGGCCAACACGAGCGAGCTCATCCCCATCGATCTCTACTCGATGCTCATCCTCGGCGACACGTCGCAGAACTACCGGATCGAAGACGGCGACGAGCTGATCATCCCGGAGGAGACGCGCAACCGCGTGCTGGTCATGGGCACGATCGCCCAGCCAGGCACCTATCCCTACAAAGAGCCGATGAAGCTCGTGGATGCGATCTCCCTTGCCCGAGGCGAGGTGCCCAACCGCTCCAAGCTCAGCGAAGTGATGGTCGTGCGGGAATTGCCCGGGCAGCCCGGCAAGTATCTGAGAATTCAGGCGAATCTGGTCAATTTCGTGAAAAAGGGCGACGCGACCCAGAACATCACCCTGCTTCCGGGAGACCTGGTGTACGTCCCGTCTACGAAGACTCCGGATTGGCGCCAGATTTCGGACATCGCCGGAACGCTCTTCTACCTCGACCGGTTCTTCCGCGACAACCCGCTCGGACTCCGGTTCTTCTAG
- the rsmI gene encoding 16S rRNA (cytidine(1402)-2'-O)-methyltransferase → MEVGRLSVVATPIGNLADLSPRAEQALRDASVWFVEDTRVSGKLQAHLGVKRPMRVLNDHSGAPVLDRYAAELAEGAHAALLSDGGAPGISDPGALLVDRCHESGVPVEAVPGPSAVVTALMASGFFAQRFAFLGFLPRKPGPMRSELLPFADSPMTLVAFESPHRLEKLLDAAAAALGERRYAVCREMTKTFEQCWRARLPRIPTGDEVPRKGEMTIVFEGIRRRVGES, encoded by the coding sequence GTGGAGGTCGGCCGGCTTTCCGTGGTGGCGACGCCCATCGGAAACCTGGCCGACCTTTCGCCCCGCGCCGAACAGGCGCTCCGAGACGCTTCCGTGTGGTTCGTCGAGGACACCCGGGTCAGCGGCAAGCTGCAGGCCCACCTGGGCGTCAAACGCCCCATGCGCGTTCTCAACGACCACAGCGGCGCGCCGGTCCTCGACCGTTACGCCGCCGAGCTGGCCGAGGGCGCCCACGCCGCCTTGCTGAGCGACGGGGGCGCTCCCGGCATCAGCGATCCGGGGGCGCTCTTGGTGGACCGGTGCCACGAGTCGGGCGTACCCGTGGAGGCCGTCCCCGGCCCCAGCGCCGTGGTCACGGCCCTGATGGCCTCCGGGTTCTTCGCCCAACGGTTCGCTTTCCTCGGGTTCCTTCCCCGCAAGCCCGGCCCCATGCGCTCCGAGCTCCTCCCCTTCGCGGACTCCCCGATGACCCTGGTGGCCTTCGAATCGCCCCATCGCCTCGAGAAGCTCCTCGACGCCGCGGCGGCCGCGTTGGGGGAGCGCCGGTACGCCGTCTGCCGCGAAATGACGAAAACGTTCGAGCAGTGCTGGAGGGCCCGGCTGCCCCGTATTCCTACCGGGGACGAAGTTCCGCGGAAGGGAGAGATGACGATCGTCTTTGAAGGAATCCGGCGAAGGGTGGGAGAATCTTAA
- a CDS encoding SurA N-terminal domain-containing protein has product MSISTIRNFLEKSGCAMVVSIALAIMFVIGFLMIANPNAARGGGGDSAPLLIAQIGKTPVTFDEVDDLSRQQTQQYFAQLESVPPELEASVLGGVLRQLINQSLVMELAQREGVSLTDDQILSMVAMQFDQSVASEKTRLVSEGKLKAGATAAEVDEAFKKEGGQTLGEIRAKNEADVKKMLADPTGRTNLVAYFTNQALVNEYKKQSMPTDEQLKKSFDTLTVKRIVFNGLKGDPMAEAKKVADEIKGGLSFEQAIDRHSTETPTEGKKLSESTTSLTVGSIEGLPDYQPVLALKPGEVSAPIASGAGAIIYKLVERKNVLPPDFDKEKARYADAYATQAANRKVTAAVDKLRDEGLIQWKSEGYHVLYDFVTLLDQGDPATHVDQFRELEERAAALGTTGDPAGAKPAALVRYLALQRLPAGTTEEEKDTLAEKKLEAIGNLLLSSENAELRLQMVDLLIERKDPLAAKELLTAAENNTSPTEVGQRTFSDVGARLTKLKEQKLGTPEEIAAIEKELERWRQEKKEYDQGQEEMKKLEEQQRKEAEADAKAEDERAKKVNPVERGATPPPSSDSLSGAKSGN; this is encoded by the coding sequence GTGTCGATCAGTACAATTCGCAACTTCCTCGAAAAGTCCGGGTGCGCGATGGTGGTTTCCATCGCCTTGGCGATCATGTTCGTCATCGGATTCCTCATGATTGCCAACCCGAACGCCGCGCGCGGGGGCGGCGGCGACTCGGCGCCCCTCTTGATCGCCCAGATCGGCAAGACGCCCGTCACCTTCGACGAAGTGGACGACCTGTCGCGGCAGCAGACGCAGCAGTACTTCGCACAGTTGGAGTCGGTGCCGCCGGAACTCGAGGCGAGCGTGCTGGGCGGCGTCCTCCGGCAGCTGATCAACCAGTCGCTCGTCATGGAGCTCGCGCAACGCGAAGGCGTGTCGCTCACCGACGACCAGATTCTCTCGATGGTCGCCATGCAGTTCGACCAGTCGGTGGCGTCGGAGAAAACCCGTCTGGTTTCCGAGGGAAAACTCAAGGCCGGAGCGACGGCGGCGGAAGTGGATGAAGCCTTCAAGAAGGAGGGCGGCCAAACGCTCGGCGAGATCCGCGCGAAGAACGAGGCCGACGTCAAGAAGATGCTCGCGGATCCCACGGGCCGCACCAACCTCGTCGCCTATTTCACGAACCAGGCGCTGGTCAACGAGTACAAGAAGCAGTCGATGCCGACCGACGAGCAGCTCAAGAAGAGCTTCGACACGCTCACGGTCAAGCGCATCGTGTTCAACGGCCTCAAGGGCGACCCGATGGCGGAAGCCAAGAAGGTCGCCGACGAGATCAAGGGCGGGCTCTCGTTCGAACAGGCGATCGACCGCCACTCGACTGAAACGCCCACAGAAGGCAAGAAGCTGAGCGAATCCACGACAAGCCTCACCGTGGGCAGCATCGAGGGCCTTCCCGACTACCAGCCCGTACTCGCGCTGAAGCCGGGCGAGGTGAGCGCGCCGATCGCCAGCGGAGCCGGGGCGATCATCTACAAGCTGGTGGAGCGCAAGAACGTCCTTCCCCCCGATTTCGACAAGGAGAAGGCCCGCTACGCCGACGCGTACGCCACGCAGGCCGCGAACCGCAAGGTGACAGCCGCGGTGGACAAGCTCCGCGACGAGGGCTTGATCCAGTGGAAGAGCGAGGGTTACCACGTGCTCTACGACTTCGTGACGCTACTCGACCAGGGCGACCCGGCCACGCATGTCGACCAGTTCCGCGAACTGGAAGAGCGAGCCGCGGCGCTGGGAACGACCGGCGACCCTGCAGGCGCCAAACCTGCGGCCCTCGTGCGCTACCTCGCCCTGCAACGGTTGCCGGCGGGAACCACCGAAGAGGAGAAGGACACCCTCGCCGAAAAGAAGCTCGAAGCGATCGGCAACCTCCTCCTCAGCTCCGAGAACGCCGAGCTTCGCCTCCAAATGGTCGACCTCCTGATCGAGCGCAAGGATCCGCTGGCGGCCAAAGAGCTCCTCACCGCCGCCGAGAACAACACCAGTCCGACCGAGGTGGGCCAACGCACCTTCAGCGACGTGGGCGCGCGCCTGACGAAGCTCAAGGAGCAGAAACTCGGCACCCCCGAAGAGATCGCCGCCATCGAGAAGGAGTTGGAACGATGGCGCCAGGAGAAGAAGGAGTACGACCAGGGCCAGGAGGAGATGAAGAAGCTGGAGGAGCAGCAGCGCAAGGAGGCCGAGGCGGACGCCAAAGCCGAAGACGAGCGCGCAAAGAAGGTCAACCCCGTCGAGCGCGGGGCCACCCCCCCGCCATCCTCCGACTCCCTGTCCGGCGCCAAATCGGGGAACTGA
- the lexA gene encoding transcriptional repressor LexA — protein sequence MAKGLTARQQAILQFVVDYLNTEGYPPSIREIGAHFEIGSLRGVTVHLDALERKGFITRANTPRSIKVVHPQYQQTNTAVMLPLLGSIAAGQPIEMIEHAEAMIPVPAEMVRNIRNAFLLRVRGDSMTGEGIMPRDLVIVKPQETANHGDLVAVRLGDEATVKRLNLDPRGVKLMSSNPAYEPISVEQENAAIIGRVVGVIRDYGGMAF from the coding sequence ATGGCTAAGGGATTGACGGCTCGGCAACAGGCGATTCTGCAGTTCGTCGTCGACTATTTGAACACGGAGGGGTATCCACCCTCGATCCGAGAGATCGGGGCGCACTTCGAAATCGGCTCGTTGCGCGGCGTGACGGTGCACCTGGACGCGCTCGAACGCAAGGGGTTCATCACGCGCGCCAACACCCCGCGCTCGATCAAAGTCGTCCACCCGCAGTACCAGCAGACGAACACGGCGGTGATGCTCCCCCTGCTCGGGTCGATCGCCGCAGGGCAGCCGATCGAGATGATCGAGCATGCCGAAGCGATGATCCCCGTTCCCGCCGAAATGGTCCGCAACATCCGCAACGCGTTCCTCTTGCGGGTGCGCGGCGACTCCATGACCGGCGAGGGCATCATGCCCCGAGACCTCGTGATCGTCAAACCGCAGGAGACCGCCAATCACGGGGACTTGGTCGCGGTGAGGTTGGGCGACGAGGCCACGGTCAAGCGCCTCAACCTGGACCCGCGCGGCGTCAAGCTGATGTCCAGCAACCCCGCCTACGAACCCATTTCCGTCGAGCAGGAGAACGCTGCGATCATCGGCCGGGTCGTGGGGGTGATCCGCGACTACGGGGGCATGGCTTTCTAG